Proteins co-encoded in one Chiroxiphia lanceolata isolate bChiLan1 chromosome 21, bChiLan1.pri, whole genome shotgun sequence genomic window:
- the USP20 gene encoding ubiquitin carboxyl-terminal hydrolase 20, with amino-acid sequence MGDTRDICPHLDSIGEVTRDDLLLKSKGTCQSCGAVGPNLWACLQTGCPYVGCGESFADHSTLHAQAKKHNLTVNLTTFRVWCYACEREVFLEQRLAAHPPSPPAKFTEPDSPLPAHPLKAVPIAVADEGESESEDDDLKPRGLTGMKNLGNSCYMNAALQALSNCPQFFLECGGLVRTDKKPALCKSYQKLVSEVWHKKRPSYVVPSSLSHGIKLVNPMFRGYAQQDTQEFLRCLMDQLHEELKEPVVAETRDLDTIDQEDKREGDRSPSEDEFLSCDSSSDRGEGEGQSRTTGSMGSGSLAETELLIQDEAGRGISEKERMKDRKFSCGHRRSNSEQVDEDADVDTTMMPVDGRASPEMLPAPRPASPCRTPEPDNDAYVRCSSRPCSPVHHEMHSKLSSSPPRSSPARIGPSYVLKKARCRLMGKEEGTPLPQVISEHLRRLHPQPGAVPHMDRVSTTVETFQDLSLPIPGKEDLSQAALCHLPKTCQLRQGHVGTTYAPQGWIAFIMEYIRRFVVSCIPSWFWGPVVTLEDCLAAFFAADELKGDNMYSCERCKKLRNGVKYCKVLRLPEILCIHLKRFRHEVMYSFKINSHVSFPLEGLDLRPFLAKECVSQITTYDLLSVICHHGTAGSGHYIAYCQNVINGQWYEFDDQYVTEVHETVVQNAEAYVLFYRKSSEEAVRERQKVVSLASMKEHSLLQFYISREWLNKFNTFAEPGPITNHTFLCSHGGIPPNKYHYIDDLVVILPQNVWEYLYNRFGGGPAVNHLYVCSICQVEIEALAKRRRIEIDTFIKLNKAFQAEESPSVIYCISMQWFREWEAFVKGKDNEPPGPIDNTKIALTKPGGHVQVKQGADYGQISEETWVYLSTLYGGGPEIAIRQNVAQVQELENHHGEQKIEAETRAV; translated from the exons ATGGGGGATACACGAGACATCTGTCCTCACCTGGATTCCATAGGAGAGGTGACCAGGGATGACCTGCTGCTCAAATCCAAG GGAACTTGCCAGTCTTGTGGAGCTGTGGGACCAAACCTCTGGGCTTGTCTTCAG acTGGTTGTCCTTACGTTGGCTGTGGGGAGTCCTTTGCTGACCACAGCACACTTCATGCACAG GCCAAAAAGCACAACCTGACGGTGAATCTGACCACGTTCCGTGTGTGGTGCTACGCCTGTGAGAGGGAGGTGttcctggagcagaggctggCAGCACACCCGCCCTCCCCCCCGGCCAAGTTCACTGAACCG GATTCTCCTTTGCCTGCTCACCCTCTGAAAGCTGTTCCAATTGCAGTGGCTGATGAAGGCGAATCTGAATCAGAGGATGATGATTTGAAACCAAGAG GCCTTACTGGAATGAAAAATCTTGGGAACTCCTGCTACATGAATGCAGCACTTCAGGCTCTCTCTAACTG CCCACAGTTTTTCCTGGAATGTGGTGGACTGGTCCGTACAGATAAGAAACCTGCACTGTGCAAAAGTTACCAGAAGTTGGTGTCTGAGGTTTGGCACAAGAAACG CCCGAGTTATGTTGTTCCAAGCAGTCTATCCCACGGAATTAAACTCGTCAACCCCATGTTCCGAGGCTACGCACAGCAG GACACCCAGGAGTTCCTGCGGTGCCTGATGGATCAGCTCCACGAAGAACTGAAGGAACCAGTTGTTGCAGAGACGAGGGATTTGGATACCATTGACCAGGAGGACAAGCGGGAGGGGGACCGGAGCCCTTCGGAGGATGAGTTCCTGTCCTGTGACTCCAGCAGTGACAGGGGTGAAGGAGAGGGACAAAGTCGGACCACAGGGAGCATGGGGAGTGGCTCCCTGGCAGAGACAGAGCTGCTGATCCAGGAtgaagcagggagagggatctCTGAGAAAGAGAGGATGAAGGACAGGAAGTTCTCCTGTGGCCACCGGCGCAGCAACTCGGAGCAGGTGGATGAGGATGCAGATGTTGACACTACTATGATGCCAGTCGATGGCAGAGCCTCACCTGAGATGCTGCCAGCTCCCCGTCCTGCCAGCCCGTGTAGGACACCAG AACCTGACAATGATGCCTACGTGCGCTGCTCCTCACGCCCCTGCAGTCCGGTTCATCATGAGATGCACTCCAAGCTCTCCAGCAGCCCTCCTCGCTCCAGTCCTGCCAGGATTGGACCTTCCTATGTCCTCAAGAAAG CCAGATGCAGGCTtatgggaaaagaagaaggaacTCCGTTACCGCAGGTGATTTCCGAACATCTTCGACGGCTCCATCCTCAGCCTGGTGCAGTGCCTCACATGGACAGG GTTTCTACAACAGTGGAGACATTCCAGGACCTGTCACTCCCAATCCCAGGGAAGGAGGACTTGAGCCAAGCTGCACTCTGCCATCTACCCAAAACGTGCCAGCTAAGACAGGGGCATGTGGGGACAACCTATGCTCCACAAGGCTGGATTGCTTTCATCATGGAGTATATCCGGAG GTTTGTGGTGTCCTGTATCCCTAGCTGGTTTTGGGGTCCTGTGGTGACACTGGAGGATTGCCTTGCTGCCTTTTTTGCAGCAGATGAGTTGAAGG GGGACAACATGTACAGTTGTGAACGGTGTAAGAA gCTGCGGAATGGAGTGAAGTACTGCAAGGTCCTCCGGCTCCCAGAG ATTCTCTGCATCCACTTGAAACGGTTCCGGCATGAGGTGATGTATTCCTTCAAGATCAACAGCCATGTCTCCTTCCCCTTGGAAGGGCTGGATCTGCGACCCTTCCTTGCCAAGGAGTGTGTCTCCCAGATCACCACCTACGACCTCCTGTCAGTCATCTGTCACCACGGCACAGCAGGCA GTGGCCATTACATTGCCTACTGCCAGAACGTGATCAATGGCCAGTGGTACGAGTTCGACGACCAGTACGTCACCGAGGTGCACGAGACCGTGGTGCAGAATGCAGAAGCCTATGTCCTGTTCTACAG gAAGAGCAGTGAGGAAGCCGTGCGAGAGCGCCAGAAGGTCGTGTCCCTGGCCAGCATGAAGGAGCACAGTTTGCTCCAGTTCTACATCTCTCGAGAGTGGCTCAATAAATTCAACACCTTTGCTGAGCCTGGGCCCATCACCAACCACACCTTTCTGTGCTCCCATGGAG GGATCCCTCCTAATAAATACCATTACATCGATGATCTGGTTGTGATTCTGCCCCAAAATGTGTGGGAATATCTCTACAACAG GTTTGGGGGTGGCCCTGCTGTGAACCATCTGTACGTGTGCTCCATTTGCCAAGTGGAGATCGAGGCGCTCGCCAAGCGCAGGAGGATCGAAATCGACACCTTCATCAAG ctgaACAAGGCTTTCCAGGCAGAGGAGTCTCCAAGTGTCATCTACTGTATCAGCATGCAGTGGTTCCGGGAATGGGAAGCCTTTGTCAAGGGCAAGGATAATG AGCCTCCTGGACCAATTGACAACACCAAGATCGCCCTCACAAAACCGGGTGGCCACGTGCAAGTCAAGCAGG GCGCTGACTACGGGCAGATTTCCGAGGAGACGTGGGTTTATCTAAGCACACTGTATGGAGGGGGCCCAGAGATTGCCATCAGACAGAACGTGGCCCAGGTCCAAGAGCTGGAGAACCACCACGGGGAGCAGAAGATCGAAGCGGAGACGCGCGCGGTGTGA
- the C21H9orf78 gene encoding telomere length and silencing protein 1 homolog, with protein MPAKKSFRRRREDEDEEEEDEQLAEEVRLKLEEAKEVQSLRKRPNGVSAVALLVGEKLQEEATLVDDPFKIKSGGMVDMKKLKERGKDRINEEEDLNLGTSFSAETNRRDEDADMMKYIETELKKRKGIVENEEQKVKLKNAEDSLYELPENIRVSSAKKTEEMLSNQMLSGIPEVDLGIDAKIKNIISTEEAKAKLLAEQQNKKKDSETSFVPTNMAVNYVQHNRFYHEELNAPVRRNKEEPKPRPLRVGDTERPEPERSPPNRKRPLNEKATDDYHYEKFKKMNRRY; from the exons ATGCCGGCCAAGAAGTCCTTCCGACGGCGCAGGGAGGacgaggacgaggaggaggaggacgagcAGCTCGCCGAGGAGGTCAG gttAAAACTTGAGGAAGCCAAAGAAGTTCAGAGCCTCAGAAAGCGACCCAATGGGGTGAG TGCTGTAGCTCTGCTTGTGGGAGAGAAGTTGCAAGAAGAAGCAACACTTGTG GATGACCCATTTAAGATAAAATCCGGGGGAATGGTGGACatgaagaagctgaaggaaagAGGCAAGGACAG GATTAATGAAGAGGAAGATCTGAACTTGGGAACTTCCTTCTCAGCAGAAACCAACAGACGGGATGAAGACGCTGACAT GATGAAGTACATTGAGACTGagctgaagaagagaaagggaattgTGGAGAATGAAGAGCAGAAGGTGAAGCTTAAGAACGCTGAGGACTCTCTGTATGAGCTGCCAGAGAACATCCGTGTCTCCTCTGCCAAGAAGACTGAGGAGATGCTGTCCAACCAGATGCTGAGTGGCATTCCTGAAGTGGACCTGGGAATCGA tgcaaaaataaaaaacatcatCTCAACTGAAGAGGCCAAGGCcaagctgctggcagagcagcagaacaagaAGAAAGACAGCGAAACTTCCTTTGTTCCCACCAACATGGCTGTTAATTATGTCCAGCACAACAGAT ttTATCATGAGGAGCTGAACGCACCAGTGCGAAGGAACAAAGAGGAGCCAAAGCCCCGTCCCCTGAGAGTGGGGGATACTGAGAGACCAGAACCTGAGC GGTCTCCTCCAAATCGCAAACGTCCCCTCAATGAAAAAGCCACAGATGATTATCACTATGAGAAGTTCAAGAAGATGAACAGGCGATACTAA
- the LOC116797278 gene encoding LOW QUALITY PROTEIN: torsin-1A-like (The sequence of the model RefSeq protein was modified relative to this genomic sequence to represent the inferred CDS: inserted 5 bases in 3 codons; deleted 2 bases in 1 codon) has translation MSLSQSLAIGDFVPEPVQRRVPAQTWRXRPSAPAPPIPAQTWRPPLSAGPASXHTRHGGDGSGAEGRKRRGGGGAGRAMKLWRGRLRAALALLLLLLSRRPAXAVEPISLGLAIAGAAASALTGFISYPRLYCYFRECCLHRHDQRAAAALQETLDKRLFGQHLVSKVVVKAVRGFLNNTNAKKPLALSLHGWTGTGKNFVSKIVAESIYKKGLQSKYVHQFVATLHFPHAHSINLYKDQWQSWIRGNVSICPRSLFIFDEMDKMHAGLIDSIKPFLDYYELLDGGLIDRPLHLPQQRRS, from the exons ATGAGTTTGTCCCAGAGCCTGGCCATAGGTGACTTTGTCCCTGAGCCCGTGCAG CGCCGAGTGCCCGCCCAAACATGGCG CCGCCCCtcagcgccggccccgcccaTTCCCGCCCAAACATGGCGGCCGCCCCTCAGCGCCGGCCCCGCCT CCCACACCCGCCATGGCGGCGACGGAAGCGGCGCCGAGGGGCGGAagcggcggggcggcggcggggccgggcgggccaTGAAGCTGTGGCGTGGG CGCTTGCGGGCGGCCctggcgctgctgctgctgctcctctcccgCCGGCCGGC GGCCGTGGAGCCCATCAGCCTGGGGCTCGCCATCGCgggcgccgccgcctccgccctCACCGGCTTCATCTCCTACCCGCGGCTCTACTGCTACTTCAGGGAGTGCTGCCTCCACCGGCACGACCAGCGCGCCGCCGccg ctctgcaggagacCTTGGACAAGAGGCTGTTCGGGCAGCACCTGGTGAGCAAGGTGGTTGTGAAAGCCGTGAGGGGCTTCTTGAACAACACCAACGCCAAAAAGCCCCTGGCGCTCTCCTTGCACGGGTGGACTGGGACAGGCAAGAACTTTGTCAGTAAGATCGTCGCCGAGAGCATTTACAAAAAAGGCCTGCAGAGTAAATACGTCCATCAGTTCGTCGCAACTTTGCACTTTCCTCACGCTCACAGCATCAATCTCTACAAG GACCAGTGGCAGTCGTGGATCCGGGGAAATGTGAGCATCTGTCCCAGATCCCTCTTCATCTTTGATGAAATGGATAAAATGCACGCGGGACTCATTGACTCAATCAAGCCCTTCCTGGACTACTATGAGCTGTTGGATGGGGGTCTTATAGACAGGcctcttcatcttcctcag CAACGCAGGAGCTGA